A stretch of Gossypium hirsutum isolate 1008001.06 chromosome A06, Gossypium_hirsutum_v2.1, whole genome shotgun sequence DNA encodes these proteins:
- the LOC107961807 gene encoding probable methyltransferase At1g29790 produces the protein MAFAMGFNFLLLLAMAATNILSLYHLSLTFRSPKPSPPIPIHIPQHLLRHLNDIRATINHLTASTSDPKRTSPVPHDLILHSQVAPIASSCHRHPYLLRRYMNYTPFSTCPYDLDLQETLILNGCHPLPRRRCFSKTPPKPTSSLPLNPFPTALPDSSVIWTKYSCKSFACLLQNNPIDFDLNARRSSLLKYASELDLPVNRFMQLAKSANFVIRLGIDIGGGTGTFAALMKIFYNVTMLTTTLNVNAPYSEAAAARGLMPLHVPLQQRLPVFDGTMDLVRCGRAVNRWIPLPVMEFMFYDVDRVLRGGGYLWLDRFFSKAMDLEEVYEPMIGKLGYKKVKWAVANKTDPSGLKNAEVYLTAVLQKPVSR, from the coding sequence ATGGCTTTCGCCATGGGCTTCAACTTCCTCCTCCTCTTAGCCATGGCGGCTACCAACATACTCTCCCTTTACCACCTCTCTTTAACCTTCCGATCTCCCAAACCTTCTCCCCCTATCCCTATCCATATACCTCAACACCTCCTTCGCCACCTCAACGACATACGCGCCACCATCAATCACCTCACTGCCTCCACCTCTGATCCCAAACGCACTTCCCCCGTTCCCCATGATCTCATCCTCCATTCCCAAGTCGCACCCATCGCTTCTTCCTGCCACCGCCACCCTTACCTTCTCCGTAGATACATGAATTACACTCCTTtttcaacttgcccttatgatCTCGACCTCCAAGAAACGCTTATTCTCAACGGCTGCCACCCACTTCCACGGCGGCGTTGCTTCTCTAAAACCCCGCCAAAACCCACTTCCTCCCTTCCTCTTAATCCTTTCCCAACTGCCCTGCCCGACTCCTCTGTCATCTGGACCAAATACTCCTGTAAATCTTTTGCCTGTCTTTTACAAAACAACCCCATAGACTTCGATCTCAACGCCCGACGCTCATCCCTTCTAAAATACGCTTCCGAGCTCGACCTTCCCGTTAACCGGTTCATGCAATTGGCTAAGTCAGCTAACTTTGTGATCCGTCTTGGCATTGACATAGGCGGTGGAACTGGAACCTTCGCTGCTTTGATGAAAATTTTCTACAATGTCACGATGCTGACCACCACCTTGAACGTCAATGCGCCTTACAGTGAAGCCGCGGCAGCAAGAGGGTTGATGCCTTTACACGTGCCGTTGCAGCAGAGGCTACCGGTTTTCGACGGGACGATGGATCTGGTCCGGTGTGGGCGGGCGGTGAACCGATGGATACCCTTGCCGGTTATGGagtttatgttttatgatgtgGACAGAGTGTTGAGAGGAGGTGGGTACTTGTGGTTGGATCGGTTCTTTAGTAAAGCAATGGATCTAGAGGAAGTTTATGAGCCAATGATTGGGAAACTTGGGTATAAGAAAGTGAAGTGGGCAGTGGCTAATAAGACTGATCCAAGTGGTTTGAAGAATGCGGAAGTTTACTTGACTGCTGTGCTGCAGAAGCCTGTTTCAAGGTGA
- the LOC107961805 gene encoding probable uridine nucleosidase 2 isoform X4, protein MWSICFGCGDKYSDGETLASSNEKFAQYLLKMLEVYFNYHHDAYSTKVVYLHDPTAMLAAINPSLITYVEGAIRVQTNGITRGLTLLYNKQKRFAEITEWSDQPSVNVAVTVDTPTALKLVMERLME, encoded by the exons ATGTGGAGCATATGTTTTGGCTGTGGGGATAAAT ATTCTGACGGAGAAACATTGGCTAGTTCAAATGAAAAATTTGCTCAGTACTTGTTGAAGATGCTAGAGGTGTACTTCAATTATCATCATGATGCATACAGCACAAAAG TTGTGTACCTTCATGATCCAACAGCCATGCTTGCAGCCATTAATCCTTCACTTATCACCTACGTGGAGGGTGCTATCAGAGTTCAAACAAATGGCATCACACGGGGACTAACACTATTATACAACAAGCAGAAGAG GTTTGCTGAAATTACGGAGTGGTCCGATCAACCATCGGTGAATGTGGCTGTCACAGTTGATACACCTACTGCTCTCAAATTGGTTATGGAAAGGTTGATGGAATGA
- the LOC107961805 gene encoding probable uridine nucleosidase 2 isoform X3: protein MALFEHLIEMKHYSDGETLASSNEKFAQYLLKMLEVYFNYHHDAYSTKVVYLHDPTAMLAAINPSLITYVEGAIRVQTNGITRGLTLLYNKQKRFAEITEWSDQPSVNVAVTVDTPTALKLVMERLME, encoded by the exons ATGGCGCTGTTCGAACACTTGATTGAAATGAAACATT ATTCTGACGGAGAAACATTGGCTAGTTCAAATGAAAAATTTGCTCAGTACTTGTTGAAGATGCTAGAGGTGTACTTCAATTATCATCATGATGCATACAGCACAAAAG TTGTGTACCTTCATGATCCAACAGCCATGCTTGCAGCCATTAATCCTTCACTTATCACCTACGTGGAGGGTGCTATCAGAGTTCAAACAAATGGCATCACACGGGGACTAACACTATTATACAACAAGCAGAAGAG GTTTGCTGAAATTACGGAGTGGTCCGATCAACCATCGGTGAATGTGGCTGTCACAGTTGATACACCTACTGCTCTCAAATTGGTTATGGAAAGGTTGATGGAATGA
- the LOC107961805 gene encoding probable uridine nucleosidase 2 isoform X1 translates to MALFEHLIEMKHYAANIVFTCGAYVLAVGINVTHQVVLTNSDGETLASSNEKFAQYLLKMLEVYFNYHHDAYSTKVVYLHDPTAMLAAINPSLITYVEGAIRVQTNGITRGLTLLYNKQKRFAEITEWSDQPSVNVAVTVDTPTALKLVMERLME, encoded by the exons ATGGCGCTGTTCGAACACTTGATTGAAATGAAACATT ATGCTGCAAATATTGTGTTCACATGTGGAGCATATGTTTTGGCTGTGGGGATAAATGTAACTCATCAAGTTGTTTTGACAA ATTCTGACGGAGAAACATTGGCTAGTTCAAATGAAAAATTTGCTCAGTACTTGTTGAAGATGCTAGAGGTGTACTTCAATTATCATCATGATGCATACAGCACAAAAG TTGTGTACCTTCATGATCCAACAGCCATGCTTGCAGCCATTAATCCTTCACTTATCACCTACGTGGAGGGTGCTATCAGAGTTCAAACAAATGGCATCACACGGGGACTAACACTATTATACAACAAGCAGAAGAG GTTTGCTGAAATTACGGAGTGGTCCGATCAACCATCGGTGAATGTGGCTGTCACAGTTGATACACCTACTGCTCTCAAATTGGTTATGGAAAGGTTGATGGAATGA
- the LOC107961805 gene encoding probable uridine nucleosidase 2 isoform X2 yields MALFEHLIEMKHYAANIVFTCGAYVLAVGINVTHQVVLTNSDGETLASSNEKFAQYLLKMLEVYFNYHHDAYSTKVVYLHDPTAMLAAINPSLITYVEGAIRVQTNGITRGLTLLYNKQKSDVVLVLDWR; encoded by the exons ATGGCGCTGTTCGAACACTTGATTGAAATGAAACATT ATGCTGCAAATATTGTGTTCACATGTGGAGCATATGTTTTGGCTGTGGGGATAAATGTAACTCATCAAGTTGTTTTGACAA ATTCTGACGGAGAAACATTGGCTAGTTCAAATGAAAAATTTGCTCAGTACTTGTTGAAGATGCTAGAGGTGTACTTCAATTATCATCATGATGCATACAGCACAAAAG TTGTGTACCTTCATGATCCAACAGCCATGCTTGCAGCCATTAATCCTTCACTTATCACCTACGTGGAGGGTGCTATCAGAGTTCAAACAAATGGCATCACACGGGGACTAACACTATTATACAACAAGCAGAAGAG TGATGTTGTGCTTGTCTTGGATTGGAGATAA